The Trichomycterus rosablanca isolate fTriRos1 chromosome 19, fTriRos1.hap1, whole genome shotgun sequence region tgtatatattatacagtacaaaAGCCAAGAAACTTCAAAGTTGCACACCTAGCAGTTTCACAAAATCCTCTCTCTTACAGAAATTGTTGGAGGTGATGATACTCCATATCAAGGTGGGCTGTTCACACTGGAAATAAAGATTCCTGACaggtaaaaatgtatatatgcaTATAAGCTAGTCAGGTCCTACATGTTGTTACTGACTGTTTGAATTGTCACTGTTATTAACCCTTATTGTTTAAAGGTATCCATTTGAGCCTCCCAAAATGCGCTTCCTGACACccatctaccacccaaatattgATAACGCAGGCCGTATTTGTCTAGATGTCCTGAAGTTGCCAcccaaggtaaaaaaaaaagtaatgccATTGGTTTTAAAATGTCTATGTTTCTATgtttaataaacacacaaagcaTGTCAGTGCATTGAAACAAAAGTACTTTATATCCagacacatacagtgggggaaataagtattgaacacattaaCAAAGGCTTTTTCTGTGTATGAAAAGAAATGTcagtgtgttcaatactttttccctgtgtcattccactttattaaacataacttaatttatggatttatttgttatgatttctttgtatgtgtgAAATATTTGGGTTGTTACCGACATCcggtgaaaatttcatgtcaataaccccatcagaaatatatttcctgagaaaaatgttaatgtgttcaatacttatttcccccgctgTACCAGTGCATACTCAACCAGCAATACTCTTGTGTAAATGTCTTATTTTCGATAGGGAGCATGGAGACCCTCTTTGAACATCTCCACAGTGTTAAGTTCAGTGCAGCTTCTTATGGCAGAACCAAACCCAGATGATCCTTTAATGGCAGATATTGTGAGTAATGCTGCTCAGTTTGTAATAGGATATATTTCCCTCTCAAGATATGCTTGGTGTATCTATACataagtgtatatattttttgtatttctttaGTCAGCTGAATTTAAATACAACAAAGCTGTTTACTTGGAGAAGGCACAAAAATGGACAGCAAAACATGCCACACAAAAGAACAACGTAAGACCATCCAGTAGTTgattagttctgttctgttactCACTGTTTATGCAAATACTTGAATAGTTTCTTTACTAGAGCACCATATCTGAAAATGGGTTGATTAAAATGTTTGGTTTCAGTTCGTTCTTTTACTTAAACAATTGTAAACACAGCTGCATAGGGACAAGACCTGCACTAAttgcatttaaatataaagGAGTGATACTACAGTATTACTGTTGGCAGTGTAAGTAACCATGCTGATGTGATATTtgtatatgaataaatatactaTCTGGTTTTCTTGTACAAAATCGGTGCTTGTACCTCTGTATCAGTGGTTGTTGAGGAATACTGTTTCCAAGCTGCTTTAAAACACACTTTTGTAGTAGTACATTAAGTAATATTGGGGGAAAGTCATATtctagtgggtagaactttgggctTATCAATTAAAGAGCTGTGAGTTCAAATTCTGGCGTTGgcatgcagctactgttgggaCCCTATACCTTTTTGGCTCCAGGGATgccgtacagtggctgaccctgcgctctatccccaacttccaaacaacctgggatatgtggaaaaagaattgCATTGCAGAGTGTATTAATATATGTTTATGAAATAATAATCCAGAGCAAATTGACTGCTTAAGTAGTTTTTTCTGCGCACAGAATAAGTATTATTATCTATTGGTAAATAAAACTGCCTAATTCCTAATGCATCTAATGTTGGTTGATTTATTAAATAGAAAGCATAAAGTTATGGTGAGTGTGAGCATAAAAGGTGCTTGAAGGATTTGCATTGTTTTGTCCTCAGCACgatgtatattttaaaatatttaatggtTAAACATTCTTCTCTTGTTTGTAGGGTAATGCGGAACAAGAACAGAAACTACctgataataaaagtaataaaactgCACCAAAGCGTGAGGCACTTTCAGCACAGGAAAATCTGGATCAGACCAAAAGGCCATGCATGTAGTTATAAACGGTCCCACTTTTTATTAGCTTGTTGTCATGTGAATGTGTATTGTTTTATGTTAAtgtcaatataattaaaattttattttaaaatgatttaatgacTATTTTACCCACCAGTATGTTTAAGGACAAATCAAAAGTTTTTCTAGTTTATCATTGTGTATGTCTGAGCAAAACATACAATACAGTCATGGCCATTTCAGAAAATGCAAATTTGTCATTCATTTgtaattacaaatgcttttagttgtattggaacaacacaaaaGCTGAGGGGAAAAAAGTCAAAACTGTTGCTGGCAAAAAAGTCTTATCCGTTTGTACACACTAAGCATGGACAACCTCAATTCTACAAGTCCATCTTTAGAGAACTGTCCTGTGTCTTTTGTGGTCCATGTCATTAAGACATTTCAAGCCCATGGCACTGTAGCTTACCTCCCTGGATGGGGACGTAAGACATAAACTTTATGGAAGATTACAACAAAGAATTACTTCAATGGTGGATCAAGATCCCCAAACAAATCAACCTTCAAACaaatgttttgcattttctcccctttttctccctttttagggcgtccaattgcccgattgcatcgtgcttccctTCCACCAATGCCgttccctgctctgattgaggagaaagaagctaacccacgccccctccgacacatgggcagcatgccgtatgcatcttatcacctatacttgtgcagtgcagctcagcgttgtgtacggagagacacaccaagagcacttttttctcatctctgtgcaggcaccatcaatcagccagcagagctaattgcaccagtcattgtatgagagagaccccatctggcttagtcccgtacatctgaacaacaggccaatcgttgttcatgtggccgctcagccttagacggcaggcagagccgagattcgatacgatgtattcgagatccagctctggttccagcgtgtgtttttaccgctgcgccacctgagcggcctcctAACAAATTTAAACTGACCTGCACACATGGCACAAGTGTCAACCATCATTATctgttatactgtacactatagtTGGAAAACAAGGAGGACCCCACTTCTGACGGACATAAAACGTCAGAATGGAGTTTGCTAGAACTTACTTGAGAAAGCACAATCTTTCTGGAAGAAAAATTTTATTTGGTAAAGCACATCATTGTACTATTTGAGGCTTAAAAAACAGTCCTTATAGCAGCAGGATGAAATAATTTTGAAGTGCAATGTAGGGCCCGATGCCAGAAAGATGGGTATCCATCAATGGTCATGGATTTTCCAGCAGTAATGACCCAAAGCCTGTTTCAAAAAGCACGGAAAAAGTTTTGCAGTGGCCAATAATGAGTCCAGCAATTTAACTCCTATTGAACACCTGAGGAGAGATCTAAAACAGCAGTTGGAAGAAAGCACTTTCAATCTGAGAGACCTGAAGCAGTTGGCAAAGGAAGAGGGCTCCACAATTCCAGTAGAGAGGTGTAAGAAACTCATTTGTGGTTACAGGAAGAGCTTGATTTCAGTTATTTCCAAAGGGTGTGttacttacattttcagcatttagcagacgcctttatcccaCGCGAGTTacgttacagttacagtctacagtctgagcaattgagggttaagggccttgctcaagggcccaacagcagtaacctggcagtagtggggcttgaaccagtgagattctgattactagtccagtaccttaaccactaggctacagtttGCCCAGCTAAATATTTGAGGGTGCCAATTCTAAAAGGGTGTCCACTCCATTTCTGAAAATCTGTGTGAAATTATATCAGATTTTCCTTTATTTCTTAGCTTTTTCGTATTGGTCCAAtgtaaacaaaagaaataacCAAGTTGTCCACTGACAGCCACAAACAATTCCAAAGTTTCATTTTTGCCTTTAAAACCATGTTTCCAACCAATTTTTCAAAACATAACTGCTGGTATCTTTTTAACTTTCTCATAATTATTCTCAAAGCTTGCTGTGAAAGATTTTTAGCTCGATAAACCTTCCacttgtgtgtgtaattgtcgGAGAACTTTCACAAAGTTTGCTATTTGTTGCGTAAACCGGTGACAACATATCTTTTATAATGAGATCAAATGCAAATCTAAAATTAAGCCTTTGTTTGAAGTATTAATGTATCTTTATtgtaacatttacatacaccgatcagccataacattaaagccaccttgtttttacactcactgtccattttatcagctccacttaccatatagaagcactttgtagttctacaattactgaccgtagtccatctatttctctacatacctatttagccttctttcaccctgttcttcaatggtcaggaccaccacagaaatTTAGgtgttattatttaggtggttaattctcagcactgcagtgacactgacatggtggtggtgtgttagtgtgtgttgtgctggtatgagtggatcagacacagcagcgctgctggagtttttaaataccatgtccactcactgtccaatctgttagacactccgatctagttggtccaccttgtagatgtaaagtcagagacgatcgctcatctattgctgctgtttgagttggtcatcttctagaccttcatcagtggtcacaggatgctgcccatggggctctgttggctggatatttttggttggtggactattctcagtctagcagcgctgctgtgtttgatccactcacctaaataatacctaggagagtcctgaccatttaagaacagggtgaaagcaggctgaaaaggtatgcagagaaacagatggacagtcagtacagtcagtaattgtagaactacaaaatgcaaagtggagctgacagtgagtgtagaaacaaggaggtggttttaatgttatggctgatcagtgtatacagcaTATATACAGTGATAATATGTTACGTTTATGGATATAAATTGCCTAAAAGAAAATTACGTTTAAATCTGAAGTGCATTTATGCActgttaaaatattaaacaacaaaaaagtttgtttattttgtctctATATTCGATAATAACCCTGAGAAGTAAAGTCCTAGACGTTAGTAAATGAGCTTTTATTTTGGAGAATGGAAAAGGCGTATTCGGGCGGTTACGGTAAAAAAAATCTAGTTGGTTGAAAATTTCACAGTAAGTTTATAGCGAAGACGTGTTGTTTACATTCCAGCTGAAGTGAACATTATTTAGGTAAGAATTGAAGTCAGTTTTATTCGACACACGGTTTATATTAGATATAAGATACCGTAATACTCTAACGACCTCGCTATGTTGAGAATGGGTACTTGTCAGGTTTTAGCTAATAAGAAATGGGCCTCAAATTAGCATTTTAGCTAATGCTAGAACTATCTAATTCACGCTTATCAAAACTGAAgatttacaaacattttaataatgttaataatagcGCTTGAATGTCTTAAATTCTTAAATAGCTAagtttttaatatatgtatgtGTTATTAGctatttattgcaactgttgCTTCGTCTGTAACTGCATATTTGTATAGCATCCGGTTTGGGATGTAGCCAGTGACCAAAACGGTAAGTTAGCTAAAAAAGCTTCGAGTCTTATATCGCAGGAAATTGGCTATGTCGGCTAACGCCTAGCTAACGAAAGCAACTGGTTTAACATTTTAACCTGTTATTAAcctaagtttatttaattagataTGGCGCAAAGCAGTTCTTACAAACCATTgtgaataatttttttttttgtatttatcgtATCTCAATTAACAAAATCCATCAAGCTAGCAAGATTGGCATCGCAAAACTAGCGTCCTGGCTAATTATGTGACATGCCAGTTATTTTAGCtggaagactttactagatTGCGTCTCTAGTtccattaatatttaatactacATAAAATTTAGTTAAAGTTCTTCCACTGTGTGTATTTTACTTTCGGTTTTGGTGTTACTCATAATGCAGCTTGTGTTTTAGTAGATATAAGTAGTTTACTTATTAAACCCTTAGAAATATGTTTATAAGTTTTGTGGCATTTTCGTCTGATGTATAAGAATTGAAACTAAAACTATAATTTTCATATTTAAGGGTGTACTTGGTTATTTATAgtaattgtaaaatatttttaaatataatggaAGTCTGCTATAAAATAAATTCCATTATTTAATAACCCATATGTACCCCTCAACATTACTGGTGCAAGATTCTTAAACACCCATCTTACATCTAACTGCTTTTGAATTTTGCATTGGTCATTTTCCTCTTTGCCCTGAAGAATCTGATGTCCATTATGTCCAAAAACAATGGACTTATCAGGTCACACCACACATTTCCACTTTGTGTCAGTCTAGCTGCATTTTTGTATATTGCTGAtatactctgatcagccataacattaaaaccgcctccttgtttctacactcactgtccattttatcagctccacttactatataaaagcactttgtagttgtacaattattgactgtaggttatctatttctctacatacctttttagcctgctttcaccctgttcttcaatggtcaggaccaccacagagcaggtatgttaggtggtggatcattctcagcactgcagtgacactgacatggtggtggtgtgttagtgtgtgttgtgctggtatgagtggatcagacacagcagcgctgctggagtttttaaataccgtgtccactcactgtccactctattagacactcctacctcgctcatctactgctgttgtttgagttggtcatcttctagaccttcatcagtggtcacaggacgctgttggctggatatatttttggttggtggactattctcagtccagcagtgacagtgaggcgtttaaaaaaactccatcagcattgctgtgtctgatccactcataccagcacaacacacactaacacaccaccaccatgtccgtgtcactgcagtgctgagaatgatccaccacccaaataatacctgctctgtagtggtcctgtggtggtcctaaccattaaagaacagcatgaaagggggtaacaaagcatgtagagaaacagatggactacagtcagtaattgtaaaactacaaagtgcttctatatggtaagtggagctgataaaaaaaacagtgagtgcagaaacaaggaggtggtttaaatgttatggctgatgagtgtATAGTCTCCACTATAGGTATTAGAGTCTTAACTGGCATttgcccaggtcctttctgtgtggagtttacatgttctccccgtgtctgcgtgggtttcctctgggagctccggattcctccaacagtccaaagacatgcaagtgaggcttattggagatacaaaattgtccatgactgtgtttgacattaaacttgtgaactgacaaatcttgtgtaaagagtaattactgtttctgtcatgaatgttaccaaagtgtgaaacatggcattaaaatcctaataaataaataaataaataactagcaTTTGTAGATGCAGTGACAGACTGTGTGAACTAACaagggttttctgaagtatGTCCAAGTCTGTGTGGTTATATtcattatattgtttttttttttctgccagTTTTGATTAACACTAACTATTTCTCTGGATTATCAGCATCTATACTTAATATTATGGACTGAAGGTGGTAAAGTCTTTAAGGCTTTTACAACAGTACACTAAAAAATCTGGCAAATCTCTAACTCCCCTAGCTTATACCTTTAATTAATGCTCCTGTTAAACCCAGTCATGAACTGTGTTACCTGTTTACTGGTGAAAAAGGAATATTGTCAATACACATTTGTGTTTGTTCCATCATTACTGATGGAGTTGCCAtatgatttattaatatttgcCTTTTGCAAGCTGAGTTTTACTTGTGTCAATACTATATTATGTAATTAAACATCATTTTCCTCTCACTTATAGAAACCAGAGTGCATTTTAAAAGTGCAGCAATGCAGACGATTAAGTGTGTAGTGGTTGGAGATGGTGCTGTGGGTAAAACCTGCCTCTTGATTTCATATACCACAAATAAGTTTCCTTCAGAGTATGTACCAACAGTAAgtatatttgttttctttttttgtcctaaatgaatgaatgaatgattcattTCGGCTGCTCCTATTAGGGGTTAGTGTTTttgccggatgccc contains the following coding sequences:
- the ube2t gene encoding ubiquitin-conjugating enzyme E2 T, coding for MQRTTRLKRELQMLSTEPPPGVSCWQLEDKVEELQAQIVGGDDTPYQGGLFTLEIKIPDRYPFEPPKMRFLTPIYHPNIDNAGRICLDVLKLPPKGAWRPSLNISTVLSSVQLLMAEPNPDDPLMADISAEFKYNKAVYLEKAQKWTAKHATQKNNGNAEQEQKLPDNKSNKTAPKREALSAQENLDQTKRPCM